A single Struthio camelus isolate bStrCam1 chromosome 8, bStrCam1.hap1, whole genome shotgun sequence DNA region contains:
- the LRRC41 gene encoding leucine-rich repeat-containing protein 41 isoform X1, whose protein sequence is MEEGGGGAAGPPSLFALSGAAVSSSMRALERDVWALPGHVLRGLLPLLNVFYLERAEGAARRAGKVATPVQNPVMDAGLSTQPIWRKLWDDVMKTRPPNSENITCWRKKFLETFFSNVLHGVLDVSSDWRLNDNDFSPLLHSSQHVTQLTLCNMLQGVIELTAERNQRVLENLAGSLRILKFRHLLSSDQSIRHLLVLLLHRLIHHGSVSQVSMYSWPVPDTVLLILILSVSAGYWHSGKGLMYHSSPCGFCRVGNAQSQESAQERSEMGRCDEREWSNGENQQASPRVLEEADTQEEANACGADAPQSSAFSGLRSHPSQNLVCEEGSSEASCDPTGVKDPPGGSSCCLSGRLSCHPVLRKPRRRLKSAVGRRRRCPRQSRGTYDNPEDLYDFVFTIAKENASELLHKNIVAEGESADNWTSSSTGSPCSSSAGCKKRGGSAGIFSLKAAHRFRSVSTLELFSVPLTGDTCRTLSNLLSSWVSLENLVLSYNGLGDNIFCLLSGLRALSRHSDCCLHVVRVSDVFSHIPCMDLVRCILSAFPRLHTLSVSFDLKNQLEGNRPEGNPSCREAEIPESCLEQLEIRFPREPLHTAFLLPVLKASRSLQQLSLDSAALPCPQELEHLLQALRECNPNLKKLSFHDVNLADHQKEVLLLLQDPILQEITFSFCRLFESCTTEFLSEIINTVKRNSSLKSLKLPGNRLGNHRLVALADIFSEDSSSSLCQLDVSSNCIKPDGLLEFTKKLEGHIQQRGGHIKFTHLRLFQNWLDQDVETAQEALRRLKAVCSVVNDTWDSSQAFADYISVM, encoded by the exons atggaggagggcggcggcggcgcggcggggccgcccagCCTCTTCGCGCTCAGCGGGGCGGCGGTGAGCTCCAGCATGCGGGCCCTGGAGAGGGACGTGTGGG CGCTGCCCGGACACGTCCTGCGCGGCCTCCTGCCGCTGCTCAACGTCTTCTACCTGGAGCGGGCCGAGGGCGCCGCGCGCCGCGCAG GAAAGGTCGCTACTCCGGTCCAAAATCCAGTCATGGATGCAG GCCTCTCAACGCAGCCAATCTGGCGCAAGCTCTGGGATGATGTGATGAAAACCAGGCCACCCAACTCAGAG AATATAACCTGCTGGAGGAAGAAGTTCCTTGAAACATTCTTCTCAAACGTTCTTCATGGCGTGTTGGATGTTTCTTCTGACTGGCGTCTCAACGACAATGATTTTTCACCGTTGCTCCACAGCTCACAGCACGTTACCCAGCTCACTCTCTGCAACATGCTGCAGGGGGTGATTGAGCTCACTGCTGAACGTAACCAAAGGGTGCTTGAAAACCTCGCTGGCTCCCTGCGGATACTGAAGTTTCGGCATCTGCTCTCCTCTGATCAGTCTATCAGACATTTGCTGGTTTTACTTCTTCACCGGCTGATTCATCATGGCTCTGTCAGCCAAGTGTCCATGTATTCCTGGCCTGTTCCTGACACAGTTCTTCTCATTCTCATCTTGAGCGTGAGTGCTGGGTATTGGCACTCAGGAAAGGGGCTTATGTATCACAGCAGCCCTTGTGGCTTTTGCAGAGTGGGCAACGCCCAAAGCCAGGAGTCCGCACAAGAGCGATCAGAGATGGGCCGTTGCGATGAGAGGGAATGGAGCAATGGTGAGAACCAGCAGGCTTCCCCCAGAGTGCTTGAGGAGGCTGACACGCAAGAAGAAGCGAATGCATGCGGGGCTGACGCTCCCCAGAGCTCAGCCTTCTCTGGACTGAGGAGTCATCCTTCCCAAAACCTCGTATGtgaggagggaagcagtgaggcgtCCTGTGACCCCACCGGTGTTAAAGACCCCCCTGGAGGGTCTTCTTGTTGCCTCTCAGGAAGGCTGTCCTGTCACCCCGTTCTTCGAAAGCCACGTAGACGTCTGAAATCTGCGGTAGGGAGGAGACGCCGCTGCCCTAGGCAAAGCAGGGGGACGTATGATAACCCAGAAGAcctttatgattttgtttttactattGCTAAAGAGAATGCTTCAGAGTTGCTGCATAAAAACATTGTCGCAGAAGGCGAAAGTGCAGATAACTGGACTAGTTCCTCTACAGGTTCTCCGTGCTCCAGCAGTGCTGGCTGTAAGAAACGAGGAGGATCTGCTGGGATCTTTTCTCTGAAAGCTGCTCACCGCTTCCGAAGTGTGTCCACACTGGAATTGTTCTCCGTTCCTTTGACTGGCGACACATGTCGGACTCTGAGTAACCTGTTGAGCTCCTGGGTGTCATTAGAAAACCTGGTTCTGTCTTACAATG GCCTGGGAGATAACATCTTCTGCCTCCTGTCTGGGCTCCGGGCCCTCTCCCGCCACTCAGACTGCTGCCTTCACGTGGTGCGTGTGAGCGACGTGTTCTCTCACATCCCCTGCATGGACCTTGTTCGCTGCATCCTGAGTGCCTTTCCCCGGCTCCATACGCTCTCAGTCAGCTTCGATCTCAAAAACCAGCTGGAGGGGAACAGACCAGAAGGGAATCCAAGCTGCAGGGAGGCAGAAATCCCAG AGAGCTGCCTGGAGCAGCTGGAAATCCGATTCCCCAGGGAACCTCTGCACACTGCGTTCCTGCTGCCGGTGCTGAAGGCATCAAGGTCTCTCCAGCAGTTGTCCCTTGACAGCGCTGCACTGCCCTGTCCTCAGGAGCTTGAGCATCTTTTGCAGGCACTCAGAG AGTGCAATCCAAACTTGAAGAAACTGAGCTTTCATGATGTGAACCTTGCTGACCACCAGAAAGAAGTTCTGCTTTTGCTTCAGGACCCCATCCTGCAAG AAATCACATTCTCCTTTTGCCGGCTGTTTGAAAGTTGCACTACTGAGTTTTTGTCAGAAATAATCAATACAGTGAAGAGAAACTCATCTCTGAAGAGCCTCAAACTGCCTGGGAATCGCCTTG GGAATCACAGGCTGGTTGCCCTTGCAGACATTTTCTCTGAagattcctcctcttctctttgccaGCTGGATGTCAG CTCAAATTGCATCAAACCTGATGGGCTTCTGGAGTTCACAAAGAAGCTGGAAGGACACATCCAGCAGAGAGGGGGACACATTAAATTCACCCACCTCCGCCTCTTTCAAAATTGGCTGGACCAGGATGTCGAAACAGCTCAAGAAGCACTTCGGCGTCTCAAAGCTGTGTGCAGCGTGGTCAATGACACGTGGGACTCCTCCCAGGCCTTCGCTGACTACATCAGTGTCATGTGA
- the LRRC41 gene encoding leucine-rich repeat-containing protein 41 isoform X7: MLQGVIELTAERNQRVLENLAGSLRILKFRHLLSSDQSIRHLLVLLLHRLIHHGSVSQVSMYSWPVPDTVLLILILSVSAGYWHSGKGLMYHSSPCGFCRVGNAQSQESAQERSEMGRCDEREWSNGENQQASPRVLEEADTQEEANACGADAPQSSAFSGLRSHPSQNLVCEEGSSEASCDPTGVKDPPGGSSCCLSGRLSCHPVLRKPRRRLKSAVGRRRRCPRQSRGTYDNPEDLYDFVFTIAKENASELLHKNIVAEGESADNWTSSSTGSPCSSSAGCKKRGGSAGIFSLKAAHRFRSVSTLELFSVPLTGDTCRTLSNLLSSWVSLENLVLSYNGLGDNIFCLLSGLRALSRHSDCCLHVVRVSDVFSHIPCMDLVRCILSAFPRLHTLSVSFDLKNQLEGNRPEGNPSCREAEIPESCLEQLEIRFPREPLHTAFLLPVLKASRSLQQLSLDSAALPCPQELEHLLQALRECNPNLKKLSFHDVNLADHQKEVLLLLQDPILQEITFSFCRLFESCTTEFLSEIINTVKRNSSLKSLKLPGNRLGNHRLVALADIFSEDSSSSLCQLDVSSNCIKPDGLLEFTKKLEGHIQQRGGHIKFTHLRLFQNWLDQDVETAQEALRRLKAVCSVVNDTWDSSQAFADYISVM, from the exons ATGCTGCAGGGGGTGATTGAGCTCACTGCTGAACGTAACCAAAGGGTGCTTGAAAACCTCGCTGGCTCCCTGCGGATACTGAAGTTTCGGCATCTGCTCTCCTCTGATCAGTCTATCAGACATTTGCTGGTTTTACTTCTTCACCGGCTGATTCATCATGGCTCTGTCAGCCAAGTGTCCATGTATTCCTGGCCTGTTCCTGACACAGTTCTTCTCATTCTCATCTTGAGCGTGAGTGCTGGGTATTGGCACTCAGGAAAGGGGCTTATGTATCACAGCAGCCCTTGTGGCTTTTGCAGAGTGGGCAACGCCCAAAGCCAGGAGTCCGCACAAGAGCGATCAGAGATGGGCCGTTGCGATGAGAGGGAATGGAGCAATGGTGAGAACCAGCAGGCTTCCCCCAGAGTGCTTGAGGAGGCTGACACGCAAGAAGAAGCGAATGCATGCGGGGCTGACGCTCCCCAGAGCTCAGCCTTCTCTGGACTGAGGAGTCATCCTTCCCAAAACCTCGTATGtgaggagggaagcagtgaggcgtCCTGTGACCCCACCGGTGTTAAAGACCCCCCTGGAGGGTCTTCTTGTTGCCTCTCAGGAAGGCTGTCCTGTCACCCCGTTCTTCGAAAGCCACGTAGACGTCTGAAATCTGCGGTAGGGAGGAGACGCCGCTGCCCTAGGCAAAGCAGGGGGACGTATGATAACCCAGAAGAcctttatgattttgtttttactattGCTAAAGAGAATGCTTCAGAGTTGCTGCATAAAAACATTGTCGCAGAAGGCGAAAGTGCAGATAACTGGACTAGTTCCTCTACAGGTTCTCCGTGCTCCAGCAGTGCTGGCTGTAAGAAACGAGGAGGATCTGCTGGGATCTTTTCTCTGAAAGCTGCTCACCGCTTCCGAAGTGTGTCCACACTGGAATTGTTCTCCGTTCCTTTGACTGGCGACACATGTCGGACTCTGAGTAACCTGTTGAGCTCCTGGGTGTCATTAGAAAACCTGGTTCTGTCTTACAATG GCCTGGGAGATAACATCTTCTGCCTCCTGTCTGGGCTCCGGGCCCTCTCCCGCCACTCAGACTGCTGCCTTCACGTGGTGCGTGTGAGCGACGTGTTCTCTCACATCCCCTGCATGGACCTTGTTCGCTGCATCCTGAGTGCCTTTCCCCGGCTCCATACGCTCTCAGTCAGCTTCGATCTCAAAAACCAGCTGGAGGGGAACAGACCAGAAGGGAATCCAAGCTGCAGGGAGGCAGAAATCCCAG AGAGCTGCCTGGAGCAGCTGGAAATCCGATTCCCCAGGGAACCTCTGCACACTGCGTTCCTGCTGCCGGTGCTGAAGGCATCAAGGTCTCTCCAGCAGTTGTCCCTTGACAGCGCTGCACTGCCCTGTCCTCAGGAGCTTGAGCATCTTTTGCAGGCACTCAGAG AGTGCAATCCAAACTTGAAGAAACTGAGCTTTCATGATGTGAACCTTGCTGACCACCAGAAAGAAGTTCTGCTTTTGCTTCAGGACCCCATCCTGCAAG AAATCACATTCTCCTTTTGCCGGCTGTTTGAAAGTTGCACTACTGAGTTTTTGTCAGAAATAATCAATACAGTGAAGAGAAACTCATCTCTGAAGAGCCTCAAACTGCCTGGGAATCGCCTTG GGAATCACAGGCTGGTTGCCCTTGCAGACATTTTCTCTGAagattcctcctcttctctttgccaGCTGGATGTCAG CTCAAATTGCATCAAACCTGATGGGCTTCTGGAGTTCACAAAGAAGCTGGAAGGACACATCCAGCAGAGAGGGGGACACATTAAATTCACCCACCTCCGCCTCTTTCAAAATTGGCTGGACCAGGATGTCGAAACAGCTCAAGAAGCACTTCGGCGTCTCAAAGCTGTGTGCAGCGTGGTCAATGACACGTGGGACTCCTCCCAGGCCTTCGCTGACTACATCAGTGTCATGTGA
- the LRRC41 gene encoding leucine-rich repeat-containing protein 41 isoform X5: MKTRPPNSENITCWRKKFLETFFSNVLHGVLDVSSDWRLNDNDFSPLLHSSQHVTQLTLCNMLQGVIELTAERNQRVLENLAGSLRILKFRHLLSSDQSIRHLLVLLLHRLIHHGSVSQVSMYSWPVPDTVLLILILSVSAGYWHSGKGLMYHSSPCGFCRVGNAQSQESAQERSEMGRCDEREWSNGENQQASPRVLEEADTQEEANACGADAPQSSAFSGLRSHPSQNLVCEEGSSEASCDPTGVKDPPGGSSCCLSGRLSCHPVLRKPRRRLKSAVGRRRRCPRQSRGTYDNPEDLYDFVFTIAKENASELLHKNIVAEGESADNWTSSSTGSPCSSSAGCKKRGGSAGIFSLKAAHRFRSVSTLELFSVPLTGDTCRTLSNLLSSWVSLENLVLSYNGLGDNIFCLLSGLRALSRHSDCCLHVVRVSDVFSHIPCMDLVRCILSAFPRLHTLSVSFDLKNQLEGNRPEGNPSCREAEIPESCLEQLEIRFPREPLHTAFLLPVLKASRSLQQLSLDSAALPCPQELEHLLQALRECNPNLKKLSFHDVNLADHQKEVLLLLQDPILQEITFSFCRLFESCTTEFLSEIINTVKRNSSLKSLKLPGNRLGNHRLVALADIFSEDSSSSLCQLDVSSNCIKPDGLLEFTKKLEGHIQQRGGHIKFTHLRLFQNWLDQDVETAQEALRRLKAVCSVVNDTWDSSQAFADYISVM; encoded by the exons ATGAAAACCAGGCCACCCAACTCAGAG AATATAACCTGCTGGAGGAAGAAGTTCCTTGAAACATTCTTCTCAAACGTTCTTCATGGCGTGTTGGATGTTTCTTCTGACTGGCGTCTCAACGACAATGATTTTTCACCGTTGCTCCACAGCTCACAGCACGTTACCCAGCTCACTCTCTGCAACATGCTGCAGGGGGTGATTGAGCTCACTGCTGAACGTAACCAAAGGGTGCTTGAAAACCTCGCTGGCTCCCTGCGGATACTGAAGTTTCGGCATCTGCTCTCCTCTGATCAGTCTATCAGACATTTGCTGGTTTTACTTCTTCACCGGCTGATTCATCATGGCTCTGTCAGCCAAGTGTCCATGTATTCCTGGCCTGTTCCTGACACAGTTCTTCTCATTCTCATCTTGAGCGTGAGTGCTGGGTATTGGCACTCAGGAAAGGGGCTTATGTATCACAGCAGCCCTTGTGGCTTTTGCAGAGTGGGCAACGCCCAAAGCCAGGAGTCCGCACAAGAGCGATCAGAGATGGGCCGTTGCGATGAGAGGGAATGGAGCAATGGTGAGAACCAGCAGGCTTCCCCCAGAGTGCTTGAGGAGGCTGACACGCAAGAAGAAGCGAATGCATGCGGGGCTGACGCTCCCCAGAGCTCAGCCTTCTCTGGACTGAGGAGTCATCCTTCCCAAAACCTCGTATGtgaggagggaagcagtgaggcgtCCTGTGACCCCACCGGTGTTAAAGACCCCCCTGGAGGGTCTTCTTGTTGCCTCTCAGGAAGGCTGTCCTGTCACCCCGTTCTTCGAAAGCCACGTAGACGTCTGAAATCTGCGGTAGGGAGGAGACGCCGCTGCCCTAGGCAAAGCAGGGGGACGTATGATAACCCAGAAGAcctttatgattttgtttttactattGCTAAAGAGAATGCTTCAGAGTTGCTGCATAAAAACATTGTCGCAGAAGGCGAAAGTGCAGATAACTGGACTAGTTCCTCTACAGGTTCTCCGTGCTCCAGCAGTGCTGGCTGTAAGAAACGAGGAGGATCTGCTGGGATCTTTTCTCTGAAAGCTGCTCACCGCTTCCGAAGTGTGTCCACACTGGAATTGTTCTCCGTTCCTTTGACTGGCGACACATGTCGGACTCTGAGTAACCTGTTGAGCTCCTGGGTGTCATTAGAAAACCTGGTTCTGTCTTACAATG GCCTGGGAGATAACATCTTCTGCCTCCTGTCTGGGCTCCGGGCCCTCTCCCGCCACTCAGACTGCTGCCTTCACGTGGTGCGTGTGAGCGACGTGTTCTCTCACATCCCCTGCATGGACCTTGTTCGCTGCATCCTGAGTGCCTTTCCCCGGCTCCATACGCTCTCAGTCAGCTTCGATCTCAAAAACCAGCTGGAGGGGAACAGACCAGAAGGGAATCCAAGCTGCAGGGAGGCAGAAATCCCAG AGAGCTGCCTGGAGCAGCTGGAAATCCGATTCCCCAGGGAACCTCTGCACACTGCGTTCCTGCTGCCGGTGCTGAAGGCATCAAGGTCTCTCCAGCAGTTGTCCCTTGACAGCGCTGCACTGCCCTGTCCTCAGGAGCTTGAGCATCTTTTGCAGGCACTCAGAG AGTGCAATCCAAACTTGAAGAAACTGAGCTTTCATGATGTGAACCTTGCTGACCACCAGAAAGAAGTTCTGCTTTTGCTTCAGGACCCCATCCTGCAAG AAATCACATTCTCCTTTTGCCGGCTGTTTGAAAGTTGCACTACTGAGTTTTTGTCAGAAATAATCAATACAGTGAAGAGAAACTCATCTCTGAAGAGCCTCAAACTGCCTGGGAATCGCCTTG GGAATCACAGGCTGGTTGCCCTTGCAGACATTTTCTCTGAagattcctcctcttctctttgccaGCTGGATGTCAG CTCAAATTGCATCAAACCTGATGGGCTTCTGGAGTTCACAAAGAAGCTGGAAGGACACATCCAGCAGAGAGGGGGACACATTAAATTCACCCACCTCCGCCTCTTTCAAAATTGGCTGGACCAGGATGTCGAAACAGCTCAAGAAGCACTTCGGCGTCTCAAAGCTGTGTGCAGCGTGGTCAATGACACGTGGGACTCCTCCCAGGCCTTCGCTGACTACATCAGTGTCATGTGA